A single window of Malus sylvestris chromosome 5, drMalSylv7.2, whole genome shotgun sequence DNA harbors:
- the LOC126622362 gene encoding splicing factor U2af large subunit B-like isoform X3, with protein sequence MPRRSLVRRDGNHIHQIKRACKSRASGFSEFTYLGFFSFEIRTATMSDFEGGSKNSRGSERESSWRDRERDRGQDREKDGGRYTREYKDRSGRFDRGRNSYNGYRRSRNEDFDRHRDYDQDRERRHRHRSRSRSPSSDRSPSRSRSKSKRTSGFDMAPPAGSVLPNAPVSGQLSGIPQMMPGVVQNSLPFGASHMALPLMPAQAMTQQDIYLSLLQATRHARRVYVGGLPPLANEQTIATFFSQVMAAIGGNSVGPVSELAGDAVVNVYINHEKKFAFVEMRTVEEASNAMALDGIIFEGVAVRVRRPTDYNPTLAAALGPSQPSPHLNLAAVGLTQGAVGGAEGPDRIFVGGLPYYFTEAQIRELLQSFGPLRGFDLVKDKDTGNSKGYGFCVYQDPTVTDIACGALNGLKMGDKTLTVRRATASNGQSKTEQENILVQAQQHIAMQVGDFNLLGAGMATMASGETPTKVLCLTEAITADQLGDDEEYVEILEDMRDECSKFGTLVNVVIPRADQNGEQIPGVGKVFLEYTDTGGCANAKNVLGGRKFGGNIVHAVYYPEEKYYNRDYSA encoded by the exons ATGCCGAGACGGAGCTTAGTTAGACGTGATGGTAATCACATACACCAGATCAAAAGAGCCTGCAAATCGCGAGCTTCTGGTTTCAGCGAATTTACATATTTAGGGTTCTTCTCATTTGAAATTCGGACTGCTACAATGTCAGATTTCGAAGGCGGCAGCAAG AATTCTCGTGGATCAGAACGTGAGAGCTCGTGGAGAGATCGAGAGCGAGACCGAGGTCAAGATAGAGAAAAAGATGGTGGCCGGTATACACGGGAGTATAAGGATAGAAGTGGAAGATTTGACAGAGGGAGGAACTCGTACAATGGCTATCGCCGCAGTCGAAACGAAGATTTTGACAG GCATCGTGATTATGATCAAGATAGAGAAAGGAGGCATAGACATAGATCACGTTCTCGTTCTCCCTCAAGTGACAGATCTCCTTCCCGTTCTCGTTCAAAGAG CAAGCGTACAAGTGGCTTTGACATGGCACCACCTGCTGGGTCAGTGCTGCCTAATGCTCCCGTTTCAG GACAACTGTCAGGTATTCCGCAAATGATGCCAGGAGTAGTACAAAATTCATTACCTTTTGGGGCATCGCAT ATGGCTCTTCCTTTGATGCCAGCCCAAGCCATGACTCAGCAG GATATATATCTTTCTCTTTTGCAGGCTACAAGGCATGCACGTCGGGTATATGTTGGTGGGCTTCCTCCCTTGGCTAATGAGCAG ACAATTGCCACATTCTTTAGCCAAGTCATGGCTGCCATTGGAGGAAATTCTGTTGGTCCAG TATCTGAACTTGCAGGTGATGCGGTAGTAAATGTCTATATTAATCATGAGAAGAAGTTTGCATTTGTGGAGATGAGAACGGTTGAAGAAGCAAGTAATGCAATGGCATTAGATGGAATTATATTTGAG GGGGTTGCTGTGAGGGTACGAAGGCCAACAGACTACAATCCTACTTTAGCTGCAGCGCTTGGTCCTAGCCAACCAAGTCCTCACCTTAACTTAGCTGCCGTTGGTCTCACACAAGG TGCTGTTGGTGGAGCTGAGGGACCTGACCGTATCTTTGTGGGTGGGCTACCTTACTACTTCACTGAAGCTCAGATTAGAGAGTTGCTACAGTCCTTTGG ACCTCTCCGTGGTTTTGACCTCGTAAAGGATAAAGACACAGGAAACTCTAAAGGATATGGATTCTGTGTTTATCAG GATCCAACTGTGACAGACATTGCTTGCGGTGCTCTCAACGGCTTAAAAATGGGTGATAAAACTTTAACTGTCCGGCGTGCTACTGCCAG CAACGGGCAGTCTAAAACAGAGCAAGAAAATATCTTGGTACAGGCACAACAGCATATAGCCATGCAG GTtggtgacttcaatcttctaggagCTGGAATGGCAACAATGGCTAGTGGTGAAACTCCCACAAAAGTCCTATGCTTGACTGAG GCGATTACTGCTGATCAACTAGGTGATGATGAAGAGTATGTCGAAATACTAGAAGACATGAGGGATGAATGCAGCAAATTTG GAACTCTGGTGAATGTTGTTATTCCTCGTGCGGATCAAAACGGAGAACAGATTCCAGGCGTTGGAAAG GTATTCTTGGAATATACTGACACTGGGGGTTGCGCCAACGCAAAGAATGTACTCGGTGGGAGAAAATTCGGAGGTAACATAGTGCATGCCGTTTACTATCCAGAAGAGAAATACTACAACAGGGACTACAGTGCGTAA
- the LOC126622362 gene encoding splicing factor U2af large subunit B-like isoform X1 yields MPRRSLVRRDGNHIHQIKRACKSRASGFSEFTYLGFFSFEIRTATMSDFEGGSKNSRGSERESSWRDRERDRGQDREKDGGRYTREYKDRSGRFDRGRNSYNGYRRSRNEDFDRHRDYDQDRERRHRHRSRSRSPSSDRSPSRSRSKSKRTSGFDMAPPAGSVLPNAPVSGQLSGIPQMMPGVVQNSLPFGASHMALPLMPAQAMTQQDIYLSLLQATRHARRVYVGGLPPLANEQTIATFFSQVMAAIGGNSVGPVSELAGDAVVNVYINHEKKFAFVEMRTVEEASNAMALDGIIFEGVAVRVRRPTDYNPTLAAALGPSQPSPHLNLAAVGLTQGAVGGAEGPDRIFVGGLPYYFTEAQIRELLQSFGPLRGFDLVKDKDTGNSKGYGFCVYQDPTVTDIACGALNGLKMGDKTLTVRRATASNGQSKTEQENILVQAQQHIAMQKMALQVGDFNLLGAGMATMASGETPTKVLCLTEAITADQLGDDEEYVEILEDMRDECSKFGTLVNVVIPRADQNGEQIPGVGKVFLEYTDTGGCANAKNVLGGRKFGGNIVHAVYYPEEKYYNRDYSA; encoded by the exons ATGCCGAGACGGAGCTTAGTTAGACGTGATGGTAATCACATACACCAGATCAAAAGAGCCTGCAAATCGCGAGCTTCTGGTTTCAGCGAATTTACATATTTAGGGTTCTTCTCATTTGAAATTCGGACTGCTACAATGTCAGATTTCGAAGGCGGCAGCAAG AATTCTCGTGGATCAGAACGTGAGAGCTCGTGGAGAGATCGAGAGCGAGACCGAGGTCAAGATAGAGAAAAAGATGGTGGCCGGTATACACGGGAGTATAAGGATAGAAGTGGAAGATTTGACAGAGGGAGGAACTCGTACAATGGCTATCGCCGCAGTCGAAACGAAGATTTTGACAG GCATCGTGATTATGATCAAGATAGAGAAAGGAGGCATAGACATAGATCACGTTCTCGTTCTCCCTCAAGTGACAGATCTCCTTCCCGTTCTCGTTCAAAGAG CAAGCGTACAAGTGGCTTTGACATGGCACCACCTGCTGGGTCAGTGCTGCCTAATGCTCCCGTTTCAG GACAACTGTCAGGTATTCCGCAAATGATGCCAGGAGTAGTACAAAATTCATTACCTTTTGGGGCATCGCAT ATGGCTCTTCCTTTGATGCCAGCCCAAGCCATGACTCAGCAG GATATATATCTTTCTCTTTTGCAGGCTACAAGGCATGCACGTCGGGTATATGTTGGTGGGCTTCCTCCCTTGGCTAATGAGCAG ACAATTGCCACATTCTTTAGCCAAGTCATGGCTGCCATTGGAGGAAATTCTGTTGGTCCAG TATCTGAACTTGCAGGTGATGCGGTAGTAAATGTCTATATTAATCATGAGAAGAAGTTTGCATTTGTGGAGATGAGAACGGTTGAAGAAGCAAGTAATGCAATGGCATTAGATGGAATTATATTTGAG GGGGTTGCTGTGAGGGTACGAAGGCCAACAGACTACAATCCTACTTTAGCTGCAGCGCTTGGTCCTAGCCAACCAAGTCCTCACCTTAACTTAGCTGCCGTTGGTCTCACACAAGG TGCTGTTGGTGGAGCTGAGGGACCTGACCGTATCTTTGTGGGTGGGCTACCTTACTACTTCACTGAAGCTCAGATTAGAGAGTTGCTACAGTCCTTTGG ACCTCTCCGTGGTTTTGACCTCGTAAAGGATAAAGACACAGGAAACTCTAAAGGATATGGATTCTGTGTTTATCAG GATCCAACTGTGACAGACATTGCTTGCGGTGCTCTCAACGGCTTAAAAATGGGTGATAAAACTTTAACTGTCCGGCGTGCTACTGCCAG CAACGGGCAGTCTAAAACAGAGCAAGAAAATATCTTGGTACAGGCACAACAGCATATAGCCATGCAG AAAATGGCCTTGCAGGTtggtgacttcaatcttctaggagCTGGAATGGCAACAATGGCTAGTGGTGAAACTCCCACAAAAGTCCTATGCTTGACTGAG GCGATTACTGCTGATCAACTAGGTGATGATGAAGAGTATGTCGAAATACTAGAAGACATGAGGGATGAATGCAGCAAATTTG GAACTCTGGTGAATGTTGTTATTCCTCGTGCGGATCAAAACGGAGAACAGATTCCAGGCGTTGGAAAG GTATTCTTGGAATATACTGACACTGGGGGTTGCGCCAACGCAAAGAATGTACTCGGTGGGAGAAAATTCGGAGGTAACATAGTGCATGCCGTTTACTATCCAGAAGAGAAATACTACAACAGGGACTACAGTGCGTAA
- the LOC126622362 gene encoding splicing factor U2af large subunit B-like isoform X4 has product MPRRSLVRRDGNHIHQIKRACKSRASGFSEFTYLGFFSFEIRTATMSDFEGGSKNSRGSERESSWRDRERDRGQDREKDGGRYTREYKDRSGRFDRGRNSYNGYRRSRNEDFDRHRDYDQDRERRHRHRSRSRSPSSDRSPSRSRSKSKRTSGFDMAPPAGSVLPNAPVSGQLSGIPQMMPGVVQNSLPFGASHMALPLMPAQAMTQQATRHARRVYVGGLPPLANEQTIATFFSQVMAAIGGNSVGPVSELAGDAVVNVYINHEKKFAFVEMRTVEEASNAMALDGIIFEGVAVRVRRPTDYNPTLAAALGPSQPSPHLNLAAVGLTQGAVGGAEGPDRIFVGGLPYYFTEAQIRELLQSFGPLRGFDLVKDKDTGNSKGYGFCVYQDPTVTDIACGALNGLKMGDKTLTVRRATASNGQSKTEQENILVQAQQHIAMQKMALQVGDFNLLGAGMATMASGETPTKVLCLTEAITADQLGDDEEYVEILEDMRDECSKFGTLVNVVIPRADQNGEQIPGVGKVFLEYTDTGGCANAKNVLGGRKFGGNIVHAVYYPEEKYYNRDYSA; this is encoded by the exons ATGCCGAGACGGAGCTTAGTTAGACGTGATGGTAATCACATACACCAGATCAAAAGAGCCTGCAAATCGCGAGCTTCTGGTTTCAGCGAATTTACATATTTAGGGTTCTTCTCATTTGAAATTCGGACTGCTACAATGTCAGATTTCGAAGGCGGCAGCAAG AATTCTCGTGGATCAGAACGTGAGAGCTCGTGGAGAGATCGAGAGCGAGACCGAGGTCAAGATAGAGAAAAAGATGGTGGCCGGTATACACGGGAGTATAAGGATAGAAGTGGAAGATTTGACAGAGGGAGGAACTCGTACAATGGCTATCGCCGCAGTCGAAACGAAGATTTTGACAG GCATCGTGATTATGATCAAGATAGAGAAAGGAGGCATAGACATAGATCACGTTCTCGTTCTCCCTCAAGTGACAGATCTCCTTCCCGTTCTCGTTCAAAGAG CAAGCGTACAAGTGGCTTTGACATGGCACCACCTGCTGGGTCAGTGCTGCCTAATGCTCCCGTTTCAG GACAACTGTCAGGTATTCCGCAAATGATGCCAGGAGTAGTACAAAATTCATTACCTTTTGGGGCATCGCAT ATGGCTCTTCCTTTGATGCCAGCCCAAGCCATGACTCAGCAG GCTACAAGGCATGCACGTCGGGTATATGTTGGTGGGCTTCCTCCCTTGGCTAATGAGCAG ACAATTGCCACATTCTTTAGCCAAGTCATGGCTGCCATTGGAGGAAATTCTGTTGGTCCAG TATCTGAACTTGCAGGTGATGCGGTAGTAAATGTCTATATTAATCATGAGAAGAAGTTTGCATTTGTGGAGATGAGAACGGTTGAAGAAGCAAGTAATGCAATGGCATTAGATGGAATTATATTTGAG GGGGTTGCTGTGAGGGTACGAAGGCCAACAGACTACAATCCTACTTTAGCTGCAGCGCTTGGTCCTAGCCAACCAAGTCCTCACCTTAACTTAGCTGCCGTTGGTCTCACACAAGG TGCTGTTGGTGGAGCTGAGGGACCTGACCGTATCTTTGTGGGTGGGCTACCTTACTACTTCACTGAAGCTCAGATTAGAGAGTTGCTACAGTCCTTTGG ACCTCTCCGTGGTTTTGACCTCGTAAAGGATAAAGACACAGGAAACTCTAAAGGATATGGATTCTGTGTTTATCAG GATCCAACTGTGACAGACATTGCTTGCGGTGCTCTCAACGGCTTAAAAATGGGTGATAAAACTTTAACTGTCCGGCGTGCTACTGCCAG CAACGGGCAGTCTAAAACAGAGCAAGAAAATATCTTGGTACAGGCACAACAGCATATAGCCATGCAG AAAATGGCCTTGCAGGTtggtgacttcaatcttctaggagCTGGAATGGCAACAATGGCTAGTGGTGAAACTCCCACAAAAGTCCTATGCTTGACTGAG GCGATTACTGCTGATCAACTAGGTGATGATGAAGAGTATGTCGAAATACTAGAAGACATGAGGGATGAATGCAGCAAATTTG GAACTCTGGTGAATGTTGTTATTCCTCGTGCGGATCAAAACGGAGAACAGATTCCAGGCGTTGGAAAG GTATTCTTGGAATATACTGACACTGGGGGTTGCGCCAACGCAAAGAATGTACTCGGTGGGAGAAAATTCGGAGGTAACATAGTGCATGCCGTTTACTATCCAGAAGAGAAATACTACAACAGGGACTACAGTGCGTAA
- the LOC126622362 gene encoding splicing factor U2af large subunit B-like isoform X2: MPRRSLVRRDGNHIHQIKRACKSRASGFSEFTYLGFFSFEIRTATMSDFEGGSKNSRGSERESSWRDRERDRGQDREKDGGRYTREYKDRSGRFDRGRNSYNGYRRSRNEDFDRHRDYDQDRERRHRHRSRSRSPSSDRSPSRSRSKSKRTSGFDMAPPAGSVLPNAPVSGIPQMMPGVVQNSLPFGASHMALPLMPAQAMTQQDIYLSLLQATRHARRVYVGGLPPLANEQTIATFFSQVMAAIGGNSVGPVSELAGDAVVNVYINHEKKFAFVEMRTVEEASNAMALDGIIFEGVAVRVRRPTDYNPTLAAALGPSQPSPHLNLAAVGLTQGAVGGAEGPDRIFVGGLPYYFTEAQIRELLQSFGPLRGFDLVKDKDTGNSKGYGFCVYQDPTVTDIACGALNGLKMGDKTLTVRRATASNGQSKTEQENILVQAQQHIAMQKMALQVGDFNLLGAGMATMASGETPTKVLCLTEAITADQLGDDEEYVEILEDMRDECSKFGTLVNVVIPRADQNGEQIPGVGKVFLEYTDTGGCANAKNVLGGRKFGGNIVHAVYYPEEKYYNRDYSA; this comes from the exons ATGCCGAGACGGAGCTTAGTTAGACGTGATGGTAATCACATACACCAGATCAAAAGAGCCTGCAAATCGCGAGCTTCTGGTTTCAGCGAATTTACATATTTAGGGTTCTTCTCATTTGAAATTCGGACTGCTACAATGTCAGATTTCGAAGGCGGCAGCAAG AATTCTCGTGGATCAGAACGTGAGAGCTCGTGGAGAGATCGAGAGCGAGACCGAGGTCAAGATAGAGAAAAAGATGGTGGCCGGTATACACGGGAGTATAAGGATAGAAGTGGAAGATTTGACAGAGGGAGGAACTCGTACAATGGCTATCGCCGCAGTCGAAACGAAGATTTTGACAG GCATCGTGATTATGATCAAGATAGAGAAAGGAGGCATAGACATAGATCACGTTCTCGTTCTCCCTCAAGTGACAGATCTCCTTCCCGTTCTCGTTCAAAGAG CAAGCGTACAAGTGGCTTTGACATGGCACCACCTGCTGGGTCAGTGCTGCCTAATGCTCCCGTTTCAG GTATTCCGCAAATGATGCCAGGAGTAGTACAAAATTCATTACCTTTTGGGGCATCGCAT ATGGCTCTTCCTTTGATGCCAGCCCAAGCCATGACTCAGCAG GATATATATCTTTCTCTTTTGCAGGCTACAAGGCATGCACGTCGGGTATATGTTGGTGGGCTTCCTCCCTTGGCTAATGAGCAG ACAATTGCCACATTCTTTAGCCAAGTCATGGCTGCCATTGGAGGAAATTCTGTTGGTCCAG TATCTGAACTTGCAGGTGATGCGGTAGTAAATGTCTATATTAATCATGAGAAGAAGTTTGCATTTGTGGAGATGAGAACGGTTGAAGAAGCAAGTAATGCAATGGCATTAGATGGAATTATATTTGAG GGGGTTGCTGTGAGGGTACGAAGGCCAACAGACTACAATCCTACTTTAGCTGCAGCGCTTGGTCCTAGCCAACCAAGTCCTCACCTTAACTTAGCTGCCGTTGGTCTCACACAAGG TGCTGTTGGTGGAGCTGAGGGACCTGACCGTATCTTTGTGGGTGGGCTACCTTACTACTTCACTGAAGCTCAGATTAGAGAGTTGCTACAGTCCTTTGG ACCTCTCCGTGGTTTTGACCTCGTAAAGGATAAAGACACAGGAAACTCTAAAGGATATGGATTCTGTGTTTATCAG GATCCAACTGTGACAGACATTGCTTGCGGTGCTCTCAACGGCTTAAAAATGGGTGATAAAACTTTAACTGTCCGGCGTGCTACTGCCAG CAACGGGCAGTCTAAAACAGAGCAAGAAAATATCTTGGTACAGGCACAACAGCATATAGCCATGCAG AAAATGGCCTTGCAGGTtggtgacttcaatcttctaggagCTGGAATGGCAACAATGGCTAGTGGTGAAACTCCCACAAAAGTCCTATGCTTGACTGAG GCGATTACTGCTGATCAACTAGGTGATGATGAAGAGTATGTCGAAATACTAGAAGACATGAGGGATGAATGCAGCAAATTTG GAACTCTGGTGAATGTTGTTATTCCTCGTGCGGATCAAAACGGAGAACAGATTCCAGGCGTTGGAAAG GTATTCTTGGAATATACTGACACTGGGGGTTGCGCCAACGCAAAGAATGTACTCGGTGGGAGAAAATTCGGAGGTAACATAGTGCATGCCGTTTACTATCCAGAAGAGAAATACTACAACAGGGACTACAGTGCGTAA
- the LOC126622362 gene encoding splicing factor U2af large subunit B-like isoform X5: MPRRSLVRRDGNHIHQIKRACKSRASGFSEFTYLGFFSFEIRTATMSDFEGGSKNSRGSERESSWRDRERDRGQDREKDGGRYTREYKDRSGRFDRGRNSYNGYRRSRNEDFDRHRDYDQDRERRHRHRSRSRSPSSDRSPSRSRSKSKRTSGFDMAPPAGSVLPNAPVSGIPQMMPGVVQNSLPFGASHMALPLMPAQAMTQQATRHARRVYVGGLPPLANEQTIATFFSQVMAAIGGNSVGPVSELAGDAVVNVYINHEKKFAFVEMRTVEEASNAMALDGIIFEGVAVRVRRPTDYNPTLAAALGPSQPSPHLNLAAVGLTQGAVGGAEGPDRIFVGGLPYYFTEAQIRELLQSFGPLRGFDLVKDKDTGNSKGYGFCVYQDPTVTDIACGALNGLKMGDKTLTVRRATASNGQSKTEQENILVQAQQHIAMQKMALQVGDFNLLGAGMATMASGETPTKVLCLTEAITADQLGDDEEYVEILEDMRDECSKFGTLVNVVIPRADQNGEQIPGVGKVFLEYTDTGGCANAKNVLGGRKFGGNIVHAVYYPEEKYYNRDYSA; the protein is encoded by the exons ATGCCGAGACGGAGCTTAGTTAGACGTGATGGTAATCACATACACCAGATCAAAAGAGCCTGCAAATCGCGAGCTTCTGGTTTCAGCGAATTTACATATTTAGGGTTCTTCTCATTTGAAATTCGGACTGCTACAATGTCAGATTTCGAAGGCGGCAGCAAG AATTCTCGTGGATCAGAACGTGAGAGCTCGTGGAGAGATCGAGAGCGAGACCGAGGTCAAGATAGAGAAAAAGATGGTGGCCGGTATACACGGGAGTATAAGGATAGAAGTGGAAGATTTGACAGAGGGAGGAACTCGTACAATGGCTATCGCCGCAGTCGAAACGAAGATTTTGACAG GCATCGTGATTATGATCAAGATAGAGAAAGGAGGCATAGACATAGATCACGTTCTCGTTCTCCCTCAAGTGACAGATCTCCTTCCCGTTCTCGTTCAAAGAG CAAGCGTACAAGTGGCTTTGACATGGCACCACCTGCTGGGTCAGTGCTGCCTAATGCTCCCGTTTCAG GTATTCCGCAAATGATGCCAGGAGTAGTACAAAATTCATTACCTTTTGGGGCATCGCAT ATGGCTCTTCCTTTGATGCCAGCCCAAGCCATGACTCAGCAG GCTACAAGGCATGCACGTCGGGTATATGTTGGTGGGCTTCCTCCCTTGGCTAATGAGCAG ACAATTGCCACATTCTTTAGCCAAGTCATGGCTGCCATTGGAGGAAATTCTGTTGGTCCAG TATCTGAACTTGCAGGTGATGCGGTAGTAAATGTCTATATTAATCATGAGAAGAAGTTTGCATTTGTGGAGATGAGAACGGTTGAAGAAGCAAGTAATGCAATGGCATTAGATGGAATTATATTTGAG GGGGTTGCTGTGAGGGTACGAAGGCCAACAGACTACAATCCTACTTTAGCTGCAGCGCTTGGTCCTAGCCAACCAAGTCCTCACCTTAACTTAGCTGCCGTTGGTCTCACACAAGG TGCTGTTGGTGGAGCTGAGGGACCTGACCGTATCTTTGTGGGTGGGCTACCTTACTACTTCACTGAAGCTCAGATTAGAGAGTTGCTACAGTCCTTTGG ACCTCTCCGTGGTTTTGACCTCGTAAAGGATAAAGACACAGGAAACTCTAAAGGATATGGATTCTGTGTTTATCAG GATCCAACTGTGACAGACATTGCTTGCGGTGCTCTCAACGGCTTAAAAATGGGTGATAAAACTTTAACTGTCCGGCGTGCTACTGCCAG CAACGGGCAGTCTAAAACAGAGCAAGAAAATATCTTGGTACAGGCACAACAGCATATAGCCATGCAG AAAATGGCCTTGCAGGTtggtgacttcaatcttctaggagCTGGAATGGCAACAATGGCTAGTGGTGAAACTCCCACAAAAGTCCTATGCTTGACTGAG GCGATTACTGCTGATCAACTAGGTGATGATGAAGAGTATGTCGAAATACTAGAAGACATGAGGGATGAATGCAGCAAATTTG GAACTCTGGTGAATGTTGTTATTCCTCGTGCGGATCAAAACGGAGAACAGATTCCAGGCGTTGGAAAG GTATTCTTGGAATATACTGACACTGGGGGTTGCGCCAACGCAAAGAATGTACTCGGTGGGAGAAAATTCGGAGGTAACATAGTGCATGCCGTTTACTATCCAGAAGAGAAATACTACAACAGGGACTACAGTGCGTAA